A genome region from Cucumis sativus cultivar 9930 chromosome 4, Cucumber_9930_V3, whole genome shotgun sequence includes the following:
- the LOC101217018 gene encoding receptor-like protein kinase FERONIA: MANHRSTTTTFLFAFFHLYFLSLSVSGDSPASYKPIDDILLNCGTSETLSASGDNRPWTGDVQSKFFPSDFHQNRASVTSQADTQSSSPNVVPYSTARLSHSNFTYSFPVSPGPKFIRLYFYSAFYLNFDRYKAVFSVKTTSMHTLLSNFNASVNADASDLNSPTITREFCVYTDENDQMLNITFSPTNQDSYAFINGIEIVSMPLDLYYTPRLKLVDQNNQFIQVGNNTSLEMVYRMNIGGNTISSGEDTGMFRTWAEESNYMNDYVADARPANLSIQLNYIERQPYTAPENVYRTARTMGPNSTLNKNYNLTWEYPVDPGFYYMIRLHFCEFQAEITAAGDRVFLIYIKDATAEESFDVFQKARGKYNPIYEDYGVFVTKSNQKKVNLSVKLRPNPNDDLTRFSNVILNGVEIFKLNDTNGNLGGQNPDPPPTQSLPPSTPQMNNDSSNTKIVAIVIPVVIGVVVAILALGLLFFRRRRTLTDQASSDGTSWWAPFSTSTNKTSKTRNSNLPSDLCRYFSLGEIKAATKNFDDVFIIGVGGFGNVYKGYIDDGATQVAIKRLKPGSKQGAHEFKTEIEMLSQLRHLHLVSLIGYCNDGNEMILVYEYMSHGTLRSHLYGNDEQPLTWNQRLQICVGAAKGLHYLHTGANHTIIHRDVKTTNILLDEKWIAKVSDFGLSKVGPANMSNNTHISTVVKGSFGYLDPEYYRRQQLTEKSDVYSFGVVLCEVLCARPPLVRSAEKKEVYLAEWVRQCHRKNTVAQTIDKNVKNEISPECLRKFIEIAVSCVEDDGVKRPPMKDVVWGLEFALQLQEASKKKVDEDEVGSGKRDSSEERWCLDETLFSSTGDRRRDSELGVSSYVTTSNSDDSSYTHNKGMSGTVFSEIKDAAGR, translated from the coding sequence ATGGCCAACCACCGTTCAACTACAACAACCTTCCTATTCGCTTTCTTCCACCTCTATTTCCTTTCCCTCTCTGTCTCCGGCGACTCACCCGCCTCCTACAAACCCATCGACGATATTCTCCTTAATTGCGGTACATCTGAAACCTTATCTGCATCTGGAGACAACCGCCCCTGGACCGGCGACGTCCAATCCAAATTCTTCCCTTCCGATTTCCATCAGAACCGCGCGTCCGTAACTTCACAAGCCGACACGCAATCCTCTTCCCCCAACGTTGTCCCTTACTCAACAGCACGCCTCTCACACTCCAATTTCACCTACTCTTTTCCGGTGAGTCCTGGCCCCAAATTCATTCGCCTTTACTTCTATTCTGCTTTTTACTTGAACTTCGACCGTTACAAAGCTGTTTTCTCCGTCAAAACAACTTCTATGCACACTCTTCTCTCTAACTTCAATGCTTCTGTCAATGCCGACGCTTCTGATCTTAATTCCCCGACGATTACTCGCGAGTTCTGTGTTTATACAGACGAAAACGATCAAATGCTTAACATTACATTCTCTCCCACAAATCAAGACTCTTATGCTTTCATCAACGGAATTGAAATTGTATCCATGCCGTTGGATCTTTATTATACTCCGAGGTTGAAGCTTGTTGATCAGAATAATCAGTTCATCCAAGTTGGTAACAATACGTCCCTTGAGATGGTATATAGAATGAATATTGGTGGAAACACCATCTCCTCTGGTGAAGACACTGGAATGTTTCGAACTTGGGCAGAGGAAAGTAATTACATGAATGATTACGTAGCTGATGCTCGACCAGCGAACTTATCTATACAACTCAACTATATTGAAAGACAGCCGTACACGGCGCCAGAAAATGTGTATCGCACGGCTCGAACCATGGGTCCGAATTCCACGCTTAATAAAAACTACAACCTTACATGGGAGTACCCTGTAGATCCTGGATTCTATTACATGATTCGTCTTCATTTCTGCGAGTTTCAGGCTGAGATCACTGCTGCTGGTGATAGAGTGTTCTTGATTTATATTAAAGACGCTACGGCCGAGGAAAGTTTCGATGTATTTCAAAAGGCTAGAGGAAAATATAATCCTATTTATGAAGACTATGGTGTTTTTGTTACTAAGAGCAATCAGAAGAAAGTGAATCTCTCTGTAAAGCTTCGACCAAATCCAAATGACGACTTGACGAGATTCAGTAATGTGATCTTGAATGGTGTTGaaatcttcaaattaaatgatacGAATGGTAATCTTGGTGGTCAAAATCCAGATCCACCTCCCACTCAGTCTCTTCCACCATCCACCCctcaaatgaataatgattCATCAAATACTAAAATTGTGGCAATTGTAATTCCTGTTGTCATTGGAGTTGTGGTGGCAATATTAGCTCTGGGTCTGCTTTTCTTTCGGCGACGAAGAACATTAACAGACCAAGCCTCCAGTGATGGAACTTCATGGTGGGCTCCGTTTTCGAcatcaacaaacaaaacaagtaAGACTCGCAACTCCAATCTGCCTTCTGATTTATGTCGTTACTTCTCATTGGGGGAGATTAAAGCCGCTACCAAGAACTTCGATGATGTTTTCATCATTGGCGTTGGCGGATTTGGTAACGTGTACAAAGGTTACATTGACGATGGAGCCACTCAAGTGGCGATTAAGCGGTTGAAACCAGGTTCAAAACAGGGCGCACATGAGTTCAAGACAGAGATCGAGATGCTCTCGCAACTTCGCCATCTCCATCTCGTCTCCTTAATTGGGTATTGTAATGATGGGAATGAAATGATTCTTGTCTATGAATACATGTCTCATGGAACTCTCCGTAGTCATCTATATGGGAATGACGAACAGCCTCTCACATGGAATCAACGCCTCCAAATTTGCGTTGGGGCCGCGAAAGGGTTACACTACCTTCACACAGGAGCCAATCACACAATCATCCACCGTGACGTCAAAACAACTAACATTTTACTTGATGAGAAATGGATTGCAAAAGTTTCGGATTTTGGATTATCGAAAGTCGGGCCGGCAAACATGTCCAACAACACTCACATTAGCACAGTTGTCAAAGGTAGTTTCGGATACTTAGACCCAGAGTACTATAGACGACAACAACTAACTGAAAAGTCTGATGTATATTCGTTCGGGGTAGTTCTTTGTGAAGTACTTTGTGCTCGTCCACCACTGGTACGCTCCGCGGAGAAGAAGGAGGTGTACCTAGCCGAGTGGGTACGACAGTGCCACCGTAAGAACACAGTGGCTCAAACCATTGACAAGAACGTAAAAAATGAGATATCGCCGGAATGCTTGAGAAAGTTCATAGAGATAGCTGTGAGTTGTGTTGAAGACGATGGCGTAAAGCGGCCACCAATGAAAGACGTGGTGTGGGGATTGGAGTTTGCATTGCAATTACAAGAGGCATCAAAGAAGAAGGTAGACGAAGATGAGGTGGGGAGCGGCAAGAGGGACAGCAGCGAAGAACGGTGGTGCTTGGATGAAACATTGTTTAGTAGTACTGGTGATCGGAGACGCGACTCGGAGTTGGGGGTGAGCAGTTACGTGACAACGAGCAATAGTGATGATTCCAGCTATACACATAATAAAGGAATGTCCGGTACTGTTTTTTCTGAGATCAAGGACGCTGCAGGAAGATGA